A single window of Nicotiana sylvestris chromosome 5, ASM39365v2, whole genome shotgun sequence DNA harbors:
- the LOC104237706 gene encoding NAC domain-containing protein 75-like isoform X1 — translation MSKSSHQLGSISSSDLIDAKLEEHQLCGSKQCPGCGHKLEGKPDWVGLPAGVKFDPTDQELIEHLEAKVLAKESKSHPLIDEFIPTIEGEDGICYTHPEKLPGVTRDGLSRHFFHRPSKAYTTGTRKRRKIQTECQDLQAAGGETRWHKTGKTRPVMVNGKQKGCKKILVLYTNFGKNRKPEKTNWVMHQYHLGQHEEEKEGELVVSKIFYQTQPRQCNWSNTTTSTTAGGEASSDLNSRRDSGSGSCSSSKDINNNIPSSHRDELSAAVCAAMSSYTTMDIQQFKPEHFSFLPFSKSFDEAGVVVGEASIAREGGSAAAAAAPVGTSDARDIHKPHHVTHDQQLHQHQHQHQHHHQVATASFHISRPSPPISAIITPPPLHNTSIILGHDDAFHVPRSIILPNENFQQQQQQQQQQHHKLEGRSASELEQLIMGCTSTDIKGDQSSITNPQDADWLKYSHFWPDPDNPDHHT, via the exons atgAGTAAGAGTAGTCATCAGTTGGGATCTATTAGTAGTTCTGATCTTATTGATGCAAAGCTTGAAGAGCACCAATTGTGTGGATCTAAGCAGTGTCCTGGGTGTGGACACAAACTTGAAGGAAAGCCG gACTGGGTAGGTCTACCAGCAGGAGTAAAGTTTGACCCAACAGATCAAGAATTGATTGAACACCTTGAAGCAAAAGTACTGGCTAAAGAATCAAAATCCCACCCTTTGATTGATGAGTTCATTCCTACTATTGAAGGAGAAGATGGGATTTGCTATACTCATCCTGAGAAACTTCCAG GTGTTACAAGGGATGGACTAAGTAGACATTTCTTCCACAGACCATCAAAGGCATACACAACAGGcacaagaaaaagaaggaaaatccaAACAGAATGTCAAGACTTGCAAGCTGCAGGTGGCGAAACTCGTTGGCACAAGACAGGCAAGACAAGGCCAGTAATGGTGAATGGGAAGCAAAAGGGGTGCAAGAAAATTCTTGTCCTCTACACAAACTTTGGCAAGAACCGGAAACCCGAGAAGACAAATTGGGTAATGCATCAATACCATTTAGGCCAacatgaagaagaaaaagaaggtgAACTTGTGGTGTCAAAGATATTCTATCAGACTCAGCCAAGGCAATGTAATTGGAGTAACACTACTACTAGCACTACTGCTGGTGGAGAAGCGAGCAGTGATCTTAATAGCAGAAGAGATAGTGGCAGTGGGAGCTGTTCTTCATCTAAGGACATCAATAATAATATCCCTTCTTCTCATAGGGATGAATTGTCTGCTGCTGTTTGTGCTGCTATGTCAAGTTACACTACTATGGATATTCAACAATTCAAACCTGAACATTTTAGCTTTCTCCCATTTAGTAAAAGCTTTGATGAG GCAGGCGTTGTAGTAGGTGAAGCTTCAATTGCGAGGGAAGGTGGTTCGGCAGCAGCAGCAGCTGCACCGGTAGGCACGTCAGACGCGCGAGACATTCACAAGCCACATCATGTAACTCATGACCAACAGCTGCACCAGCACCAGCACCAGCATCAACACCATCATCAGGTTGCAACCGCATCATTCCACATCAGCAGGCCGTCACCCCCAATATCAGCCATTATAACTCCGCCTCCTCTCCATAACACTTCCATTATTCTCGGCCATGATGATGCCTTCCATGTTCCCAGATCAATAATCCTTCCAAATGAAAACTTTCAG caacagcagcagcaacaacagcaacaacatcATAAACTAGAAGGAAGGTCTGCATCTGAATTGGAACAATTAATAATGGGCTGCACTTCTACTGATATCAAAGGA GATCAGTCATCCATCACAAACCCTCAAGATGCTGACTGGTTGAAGTACTCACACTTCTGGCCTGACCCTGACAACCCCGATCATCATACCTAG
- the LOC104237706 gene encoding NAC domain-containing protein 75-like isoform X2 yields MSKSSHQLGSISSSDLIDAKLEEHQLCGSKQCPGCGHKLEGKPDWVGLPAGVKFDPTDQELIEHLEAKVLAKESKSHPLIDEFIPTIEGEDGICYTHPEKLPGVTRDGLSRHFFHRPSKAYTTGTRKRRKIQTECQDLQAAGGETRWHKTGKTRPVMVNGKQKGCKKILVLYTNFGKNRKPEKTNWVMHQYHLGQHEEEKEGELVVSKIFYQTQPRQCNWSNTTTSTTAGGEASSDLNSRRDSGSGSCSSSKDINNNIPSSHRDELSAAVCAAMSSYTTMDIQQFKPEHFSFLPFSKSFDEAGVVVGEASIAREGGSAAAAAAPVGTSDARDIHKPHHVTHDQQLHQHQHQHQHHHQVATASFHISRPSPPISAIITPPPLHNTSIILGHDDAFHVPRSIILPNENFQTIHDHTYDYVGVLF; encoded by the exons atgAGTAAGAGTAGTCATCAGTTGGGATCTATTAGTAGTTCTGATCTTATTGATGCAAAGCTTGAAGAGCACCAATTGTGTGGATCTAAGCAGTGTCCTGGGTGTGGACACAAACTTGAAGGAAAGCCG gACTGGGTAGGTCTACCAGCAGGAGTAAAGTTTGACCCAACAGATCAAGAATTGATTGAACACCTTGAAGCAAAAGTACTGGCTAAAGAATCAAAATCCCACCCTTTGATTGATGAGTTCATTCCTACTATTGAAGGAGAAGATGGGATTTGCTATACTCATCCTGAGAAACTTCCAG GTGTTACAAGGGATGGACTAAGTAGACATTTCTTCCACAGACCATCAAAGGCATACACAACAGGcacaagaaaaagaaggaaaatccaAACAGAATGTCAAGACTTGCAAGCTGCAGGTGGCGAAACTCGTTGGCACAAGACAGGCAAGACAAGGCCAGTAATGGTGAATGGGAAGCAAAAGGGGTGCAAGAAAATTCTTGTCCTCTACACAAACTTTGGCAAGAACCGGAAACCCGAGAAGACAAATTGGGTAATGCATCAATACCATTTAGGCCAacatgaagaagaaaaagaaggtgAACTTGTGGTGTCAAAGATATTCTATCAGACTCAGCCAAGGCAATGTAATTGGAGTAACACTACTACTAGCACTACTGCTGGTGGAGAAGCGAGCAGTGATCTTAATAGCAGAAGAGATAGTGGCAGTGGGAGCTGTTCTTCATCTAAGGACATCAATAATAATATCCCTTCTTCTCATAGGGATGAATTGTCTGCTGCTGTTTGTGCTGCTATGTCAAGTTACACTACTATGGATATTCAACAATTCAAACCTGAACATTTTAGCTTTCTCCCATTTAGTAAAAGCTTTGATGAG GCAGGCGTTGTAGTAGGTGAAGCTTCAATTGCGAGGGAAGGTGGTTCGGCAGCAGCAGCAGCTGCACCGGTAGGCACGTCAGACGCGCGAGACATTCACAAGCCACATCATGTAACTCATGACCAACAGCTGCACCAGCACCAGCACCAGCATCAACACCATCATCAGGTTGCAACCGCATCATTCCACATCAGCAGGCCGTCACCCCCAATATCAGCCATTATAACTCCGCCTCCTCTCCATAACACTTCCATTATTCTCGGCCATGATGATGCCTTCCATGTTCCCAGATCAATAATCCTTCCAAATGAAAACTTTCAG ACAATACATGATCACACATATGATTATGTTGGAGTTTTGTTCTAA